DNA from Flavobacterium aestivum:
TGCGGGTTCCAGAGTTTTCAAATCCAATACAAGAGCAATTAATAAGATTGCCAAAAACGCCGGAATTAGCAGAAAACGAGCCGAATTATTATCTAGAATTACCAATTATTTTCAACCTTCAAGCGTTCTGGAAATAGGGACTTCATTGGGATTAGCCACTTCTGCCCTAGCCACGGGAAACCCGAAAGCATCCATCATAACATTAGAAGGTTGTCCTGAAACGGCTAAAATTGCTCAAAACCAATTTAAACAATTTGGATTAACCACTATAAATTCATTAGTAACTGAATTCAACGACTATTTGAGTAACTTACAAATTTCACCTTCCAATTTTCAATTGATTTACTTCGACGGTAATCACTCAAAAAAAGCTACCCTAGAATATTTTGAATTGTTATTGCCTACTATTACGAATGAAACTGTTTGGATATTTGATGACATTCACTGGTCTAAAGAAATGGAAGAAACTTGGGAGATTATAAAAAATCATCCAAAAGTTACTGTTAGTATTGATACTTTTCAATGGGGATTAGTTTTCTTTAGATACGAACAACCCAAGCAACATTTTGTAATAAGAACTTAGATTTGTACATTTAAAATTCAAAATCACATTATGGACATCAAACAAATTTTTGAGAATAACCGAAAATGGATTATCAAACAACTCCAAACTGATGAGCATTATTTTGAAAAACTCTCAAAAGGACAATCTCCGGAATTTCTTTATATAGGTTGTTCAGACAGCCGGGTTACGGCCGAAGAACTTATGGGATTGGAACCCGGAGAAGTTTTCGTGCATCGTAACATTGCCAATATGGTTCCTAATACGGATCTAAACTCCATGTCGGTTATTAATTATGCAGTGGTACAGCTGAAAGTAAATCACATTGTCGTTTGCGGACACTATGGTTGTGGTGGTGTACTTGCTGCCATGCAACAATCAGATTTGGGAATATTAAATCCATGGCTAAGAAACATT
Protein-coding regions in this window:
- a CDS encoding O-methyltransferase produces the protein MFFQIKSYLQFLWHSKNEHAVHSPFVFNLLTKCFYDKKTKPEYVVLKEYRNSLLENKNTIEVTDFGAGSRVFKSNTRAINKIAKNAGISRKRAELLSRITNYFQPSSVLEIGTSLGLATSALATGNPKASIITLEGCPETAKIAQNQFKQFGLTTINSLVTEFNDYLSNLQISPSNFQLIYFDGNHSKKATLEYFELLLPTITNETVWIFDDIHWSKEMEETWEIIKNHPKVTVSIDTFQWGLVFFRYEQPKQHFVIRT
- a CDS encoding carbonic anhydrase gives rise to the protein MDIKQIFENNRKWIIKQLQTDEHYFEKLSKGQSPEFLYIGCSDSRVTAEELMGLEPGEVFVHRNIANMVPNTDLNSMSVINYAVVQLKVNHIVVCGHYGCGGVLAAMQQSDLGILNPWLRNIRDVYRIHQETLDAITNEEEKYKKLVELNVQEQCINVIKTAEVQRAFRERDLRVYGWIFDIHSGQLIDLNINFTEILKDITKIYKISD